The following are encoded in a window of Armatimonadota bacterium genomic DNA:
- a CDS encoding M48 family metallopeptidase, which yields MYEAIAANRNKSLLVMIVFVVIIVGLGYVFGELTDFGYAAPAVALVFAIISVFGSYYYSDRIVLAMSRARPATKEQYCQLYNAVEGLSIAAGVPMPRLYVIEDSAPNAFATGRDPQHAAVAVTTGLLTKLDRYELEGVIGHELAHVADYDIRFMTIVAVMVGMIALISDWMMRYFYWGGGRSRRRGGGSGIIALVGLALAILAPIVAVLMQLALSRSREYLADAQGGMFTRYPEGLASALEKLAADTEPLEVANKATAHLYIINPLTEHKGKINSLFSTHPPIQDRIRRLREM from the coding sequence ATGTACGAAGCCATCGCCGCCAATCGCAACAAGTCGCTGCTGGTGATGATCGTGTTCGTGGTCATCATCGTCGGCTTGGGCTATGTCTTCGGCGAGCTGACCGATTTCGGTTACGCCGCGCCCGCAGTGGCGTTGGTGTTCGCGATCATCTCCGTCTTCGGCAGCTACTACTACTCGGATCGCATCGTGCTGGCGATGAGCCGCGCCCGGCCCGCCACCAAGGAGCAGTATTGCCAGCTCTACAACGCGGTCGAGGGGCTGAGCATCGCCGCCGGGGTGCCCATGCCGCGGCTCTACGTGATTGAAGATTCCGCCCCCAACGCCTTCGCCACCGGGCGCGATCCCCAGCACGCCGCGGTTGCCGTTACCACCGGCCTGCTGACCAAGCTCGATCGCTACGAGTTGGAGGGCGTGATCGGGCACGAGCTGGCGCACGTCGCCGACTACGACATCCGCTTCATGACCATCGTCGCGGTGATGGTGGGGATGATCGCGCTCATCAGCGACTGGATGATGCGGTACTTCTACTGGGGCGGGGGGCGTTCGCGGCGGCGAGGGGGCGGCTCAGGGATCATCGCGCTGGTAGGGCTGGCGCTGGCGATCCTGGCGCCGATCGTGGCGGTGCTGATGCAGCTGGCGCTGTCGCGGTCGCGCGAATACCTGGCCGACGCCCAGGGGGGGATGTTTACGCGCTACCCGGAGGGGCTGGCCAGCGCATTGGAGAAGCTGGCGGCGGACACCGAGCCGCTGGAGGTCGCCAACAAGGCCACCGCCCACCTCTATATCATCAACCCCCTGACCGAGCACAAGGGGAAGATCAATAGCCTCTTCTCCACCCACCCGCCGATTCAAGACCGCATCCGCCGGCTGCGGGAGATG